The Pseudomonadota bacterium nucleotide sequence CCGAGCGGTCGCGCTTCCTGGCTGCGGTGGAGCGGGCCACCGCCGTCGACGCCACCTTGGCCGCTCCCATGCGCGCCGCGGCGACCGCGCTTGCCCTCGAGTACTACGACGCCCTCGCCCGCGAAGCCACGCTGGCACGTCTCGACGCCCTCGTGGGCCCGTTCGACACATTGTACACGCGGGTGGCGATCCGCTACACCGATTTCGACCCTCGCATTGCGCTGCAGCAGATTCCCCCGCCGCCCCCGACCAACGCGCAGCTGGGGCGCGACATGGCCACGCTCGTGTTCTGTTCGATCTGGCTCGACAGCCGTCAGCTGCTGCGCGCGCTCATCGACACGGGTCGCGCGATGCGCTAGGCCCTTCGGGCTGCCGCGTGGCCGCCCGTCGTCAGCGGATGAGGCGGTTCAGCTGGAAGATGGGCAGCAGCACCGAGACCACGATGAACGCCACCACAAGGCCCATGATCAAGATCATGGCGGGCTCGAGCAGCTTGGCGAACATCGCCAGCTTGCGATCGGCCTCTTTCTCGAAGAAGACCGCCGCGGCGGTGAGCAGGCAGTCAAGCTGGCCGCTCTTCTCGCCGGTCTCCGCCATCTGGCACACCAGGGGCGGCATGAGTGGCACCTGGCGCAGGGCCGCGCCGAGGGCCTCACCGCGTTCGACCTTCTTCTCGACCGCCTCTAGCTGCTGGGCGAGCACGGCGCTCTCCACCACCTCTCGCGCGCTGATGAGGGCGCGCACGAGGGGCACGCCCCCCTTGTGGAGCAGCGCCACGGTGCGACACCAGCGCGAGACCTGCGCCCACAGGTGCAGCTGGCCGATGAAGGGAACGCGCAGGAGAAACCCGTTGCGCACCACGGGCGAGACGCTGCGCATGAAGGCGCCGAAGCCCAGCACCCCCGCCGCCGCCAGCAGAATCCCCCCCTGGGTGAGGAACGTGCCCACCCCGAGAATGATGCGCGTGGGCAGCGGCAGCTGCACGTGGAACGACGCGTAGATGCGCACCAGGGTCGGGGCCACGTGGGTGAGCATGAAGACTACCAGCGCGAGGCTCGCCATGAGGATGACCGCCGGATATACCATGGCGCCCACGACCTTGCCGCGGAACTCCTGGGCGCGCTCGATGAAGAACGCGTACTCCTCGAGCAGCGTGTCGAGTGCGCCCACCCGCTCGCCCGCCGCCAGCAGGCGGGGAAGCAGCGAGCCGAACACGTCGCTCTCGCCGATGGCCTGGGCAAATGACGCACCTTCCTGCAGGCGCACCCTCACCCGGGAGAAGGCGCGCTGCAGCGCGCGCTCTGGCAGCTGACCCACGAGCGAGTCGAGGGCCTCGGTCAGGGGAATGCCCGCGCGCATGAGCGTGGCCAGCTGCACCAGCGCGAAGGCGAGGCTCTCCGGTGAGGCCTTGCCCCCCGCGGCGGTGGCCCGCTCTTCCTCGAGGCGCGACGGGAAGAGCCCCTGCCCGCGCACGCGTTCGTAGGCCACGGCGCGCGAGGGCGCGTCGATGAGGCCGTTCGTGGGCTTTCCTTGCGCGGTGTAGGCCTGGTACTCGTAGAGCGGCATGCGATGGGCCTCAGGCGCGGGTGGCGCGCAGGCACTCCTCCACGCTGGTGAGCCCCTCGAGGAACTTCAGGCTGGCGTCTTGATCGAGGGTGCGCATGCCCTTCTGCACCGCGATGCCGCGAATCACCGAGGCCTCGCCGCTGCGCACGATCTGGCGACCGACCTCTTCGTCGGCCTTGAGCACCTCGAACACGCCCACGCGCCCCCAGTAGCCGGTCTGGAAGCACTTCTCGCAGCCGCGCGGCCGATACACCGTTCGCCCACGAAGCTGCGCGGGCTGCAGCCCGATCTGGGCGAGCTCCTCGTCGCGGGGCACGTAGGCCTCGCGACAGCTCATGCAGAGCCTGCGCACGAGTCGCTGCGCCACCACGCCGAGCAGCGCGGCGCTGATGAGGTACGAGGGAATGCCCATATCGAGCAGCCGCGAGACCGCGCTGGCCGAGTCGTTGGTGTGCAGGGTCGAGAGCACGAGGTGGCCCGTGAGGGCGGCGTGGATGGCGATCTCGGCCGTCTCCGGGTCGCGGATCTCGCCCACCATGATGATGTCCGGGTCTTGTCGCAGAATCGAGCGCAGGCCTGCCGCGAAGGTGAGGCCGATCTTGGCGTTGACCTGTATCTGGCCGATGCGCGCGGCCTGGTACTCGACCGGGTCTTCGATGGTGATGATGTTGCGATGGGGCGACTGCACCTCGAGCATGAGGGCGTAGAGGGTGGTCGACTTACCGCTGCCCGTGGGGCCGGTCGAGAGCACGAGCCCGTGGGGGAAGGTGCCGAATTCGTGCACGGCGTTGTAGGTGTCCCTGTCGAGGCCCAGATCGCTCAGGGTGCGCAGCTTCTGCGAGCGGTCGAGCAGACGCATCACCACGCGCTCACCGAAGAGGGTCGGCACGGTCGACACGCGCACGTCGATGGCACGATCTCCCGCGCGCAGCTTGGTGCGCCCGTCTTGCGGCAGGCGCGACTCGTCGTGCTTGAGCCGCGAGATGACCTTGATGCGGGCCACCACCTTGTTGAACTGGTGACGCGGAATGGTGAAGGCGTCTTGCAGCACGCCGTCGACGCGCATGCGCACGATGGCCTGATCGTCATAGGGCTCGAGGTGGATGTCGGAGGCTGACGATCCCACGGCCTTCAAGAACATCGTGCTCACGAGCTGCACGATGGGGGCCTCGCTGCTCACCGAGTAGAGGTCGGTGATGCGATCGTCCTCGTCGAGAACCACCGCGCCGTCTTCGGCGGGACCGCTCTCGAGACGGTCGACCAGCAGCTGGCGAAGGCCTTCCTCGACCTCGGCCCGGGACATCATCACGGGCTCCACGTCCTGCTTGAGAACCAGGCGGATGTCTTCGAGGGCGGGCAGAGCGTCGCGTGACGCGATGCCGATGCGCACCGTGTCTGTGCCGTCGAGGGGCAGCAGCAGGTGCTTCTGGAGGAACTCCAGCGAGAACTTCTCGGTGATGGTGGCGAGCGTGCCGCGGGGCTCGCGCGCGGCCTGGGCGTCGGTGTCGAGCATCGGTCTCTCCTCGGGTTCAGGGTGCATGCTCATGACGACGGCGCCCCCCCCGTTTGTTCACGTGCTACTGCCAGTTCGGCGTGCGTCCTGGCGAAGGGGGGGCAACCGGCAGCATGCGGTTCCCCGGAGGGGGAGGCTGCGAACCTGGAGCCGACAGGGGCGGCAGGGCTTCCGGCGTGGGAATGGGACCGGGGCCGGGCAGCGGCTGGGCCTGCGGATCCTTCGGAGAGGTGCGCGGCGACTGGGCAGGCACGTACTCCATGCTCTCGTTGTAGCTCTTCTCGTTGCGCATCGAGCGCTCGTACATCTGCTGGTACTGCTCGTTGATCTCGCGCGCCTTCTGCGGGCTGTCGACGATG carries:
- a CDS encoding type II secretion system F family protein translates to MPLYEYQAYTAQGKPTNGLIDAPSRAVAYERVRGQGLFPSRLEEERATAAGGKASPESLAFALVQLATLMRAGIPLTEALDSLVGQLPERALQRAFSRVRVRLQEGASFAQAIGESDVFGSLLPRLLAAGERVGALDTLLEEYAFFIERAQEFRGKVVGAMVYPAVILMASLALVVFMLTHVAPTLVRIYASFHVQLPLPTRIILGVGTFLTQGGILLAAAGVLGFGAFMRSVSPVVRNGFLLRVPFIGQLHLWAQVSRWCRTVALLHKGGVPLVRALISAREVVESAVLAQQLEAVEKKVERGEALGAALRQVPLMPPLVCQMAETGEKSGQLDCLLTAAAVFFEKEADRKLAMFAKLLEPAMILIMGLVVAFIVVSVLLPIFQLNRLIR
- a CDS encoding type II secretion system protein GspE translates to MSMHPEPEERPMLDTDAQAAREPRGTLATITEKFSLEFLQKHLLLPLDGTDTVRIGIASRDALPALEDIRLVLKQDVEPVMMSRAEVEEGLRQLLVDRLESGPAEDGAVVLDEDDRITDLYSVSSEAPIVQLVSTMFLKAVGSSASDIHLEPYDDQAIVRMRVDGVLQDAFTIPRHQFNKVVARIKVISRLKHDESRLPQDGRTKLRAGDRAIDVRVSTVPTLFGERVVMRLLDRSQKLRTLSDLGLDRDTYNAVHEFGTFPHGLVLSTGPTGSGKSTTLYALMLEVQSPHRNIITIEDPVEYQAARIGQIQVNAKIGLTFAAGLRSILRQDPDIIMVGEIRDPETAEIAIHAALTGHLVLSTLHTNDSASAVSRLLDMGIPSYLISAALLGVVAQRLVRRLCMSCREAYVPRDEELAQIGLQPAQLRGRTVYRPRGCEKCFQTGYWGRVGVFEVLKADEEVGRQIVRSGEASVIRGIAVQKGMRTLDQDASLKFLEGLTSVEECLRATRA